The window GGGGGTAAAGAGGAGAAGGTCTTCGATCTGACTGAAGAGTCCTTTACTAACGCCATCATCAGGGCCACACGGGAGGGGAGAAAGATCATCTATTTTCTCCAGGGCCATGGGGAGCATGCCCTGGACGACGTCCAGAGAAGTGGTTATAGCTTAGTCAAGAGAACTATTGAGGACCAGAACTACAAGGTGAAAACCCTGCTCTTGCTGAGGGAGAAGGGGGTCCCTCAAGATGCAGCCGTTTTGGTCATCGGTGGCCCACAAAAGGACCTCCTCCCCCTGGAGATAGAGGATATCAAAAAGTATGTAGAGCGCGGGGGAAAGCTCCTGATCATGGCCGACCCTTATTCAGGCCAAAATTTGAGAAGATTCCTCGATGGATATGGTCTGCACCTGGTGGATGATGTTATCATTGACAAGCTAAGCAGGGTCTTAAGCGGTGACTATCTGACCCCCGTGGTATCTCTCTATGAGAATCACCCTATCACGGGGAACTTTCGCGATGCCTCCTTCTTCCCGGTGGCCCAGTCCATCACCATAGATAGAGAGCCCCCGGGGGGTATAGAGGTGGCCTCCCTGGCGAAGACCGGGCCTCAGAGTTGGGGCGAACTAGATAGGGAGAGGTTAGAGAAGGGGGAGGCCACTTTCGAAGAGGGGCGGGACAAAGAGGGGCCGCTGATTGTGGCGGCGGTATCCACCAAACGGGTTGAGGCCAAGGGTGGAAAGGGGAAGAAGGCGAGGATTGTGCTCTTTGGCGACTCCGATTTCATTACCAATACCTACTTCGGCATCTCCGGCAACGGTGACCTCTTCCTAAACGCCGTGAGCTGGCTGGCAGAGGAAGAGGACCTGATCGCCATCCGCCCCAAGCCCCCTAACATAACCCCCATTATACTTAGTCCTTCCCAGGTAAGGTGGGTCTTCTGGCTTGCCGTGGTGATCCTGCCCGGAGCCGTCATATTGGCAGGGGTCTTCATCCTGGCCAGGCGCAGGTGGAGGAGATGAGCTGGAGAAAGACCTTAATCTTCGGCGTGGTCCTATTAGGCCTCGCGGCTTTTTATTACCTCTATGAAATCAAGTTCCTGGGCGAAAGAGAGGAGGCCCAGAAGAGGGCAAGGAAGGTCTTCGCCATCAAGAAAGAGGAGGTAAGGGACATCCTTCTCAGGATGAAAGGGAAGGGATATGAGATATGGAGAAAGGGAGAGGATTGGGTTATCCGATATCCTCTTAAGGCCCGAGGGGATAAAGAGGTCATTGAGAGGCTGCTGGACGATCTCCTCAAAGCCGAGGAGGAAAGGATGCTCGGAGAAAGGGGGGAGGAGTTGAAGGCCTTTGGTCTCTCTCCGCCCCGGGCTGAGATAGTCTTGAAGGGGGAGGAGAGGGAAGGGGCAGTCCTTATAGGTGGGGAAAACCCTGCCCATACGGCCGTATATGCCATGAGAAGAGGGGAGAAAGATGTCTTTCTATTATCGCTGCACCACTGGTTTCAAATTGACAAGAAACTGTACGATCTGAGGGATAAGACAATCCTTTCCTTCGACCTCCAAAAGGTGAAGGGCATGGAGGTGACTTATAGGGGGAATAAGCTCCGCCTCAAGAAGGAAGGGCAGGAGTGGAGGATGATCTTTCCTGTGGTGGCCAAGGCGGATAAAGATGCCATAGTGCTTCTGCTGGAAAAGCTCAAAGATGGGCGAGTAAAAAAGTTTGTAGATGAATCCCCTGGGGCCCTCCGACCCTTCGGCCTCCTTTCCCCACATGCTGAGGTATGGATCGACGAGGAGGGGAGAAAGGGGATAAGGTTCGGAAGGACCGACCGGCGGGAAGAAGGGGTCTATGCCCAGGTGGCCGGGACCAAGAATGTGTTCTTGGTGGACATATCGGTGGCTTCTCTCTTGCCCAAGGAGGCCTATGACTGGCGTGATAAGAAGATATTCACCTTTGACAACACCCAGGTGACTAAATTGGCCCTCCGCTATAAGGGTGCGGAAGTCGTCTGCGAGAATGTAGGTCCTGACCAGTGGGAGATAAGCTCCCCTAAGACTAAGAGGTTCAAGGCAGATCCAAATAAGGTGAATGGCTTCCTTTGGGACCTGAAGGGGATCAAGGTAAAGGCATTTTTGCCCTATAGGCCGGGCCACAAGGTGAACTATGGTTTCAGTCCCCCCCGGGGGGTGGTAAAGGTAAGGCTGAAGGGTGAGGAGAGACCGACCACCCTGATCATCGGGAGGATTCTGCAGGGGAGGGCGGATCGGATCTACGCCAGCAAGGAGGGGGAGAAGGAGGTCTATCTGTTGGCTAGGTCCTCCTTGGAGATCTTCCAAAAGTCGATCAAGGCATTTCAATACCGAAAGATCCTCTCCTTTGAGAGGGATAAGGTGGAGGAGATAGAGGTATGCTCCCCCCAAAGGAAGGTCTTATTGGCAAAAAAGGGAAAGGAGTGGAGGTTGAAGATCCCAGAGGGTGAGATAGAGGGATGGAAGGCCACCTCCCTCCTCTGGCATTTAGAAGACCTAGAGTATGAGGATGAGTTAAAAGGGGCGGATAAGCTGAACCTATGGGGTCTGGACCCTCCCCTTTATAAGGTAAGAATTTGCTTAAAAGGGGGAAAGGAGGTTTCCCTTTACATGGGCAAGGAGGTGCCCCAGATAAAGGGGAGGATATATGCCCTGAATCCCGCTGAGAACAAACCCTACATCATCAAGAAGGAGTTTATAGATACACTGAAGAAATATTTCTTTGAAGCCCTATAGTGTCCTATGTCCAAGCTACCCGATCCCCTTAAAAGGAGGGATATCCTTTATGGGCAGAACCCCCCGGTAGAGGCCTTAAAGGAATATGGCGAACTCTATCTGCAAGAAGGCAGGCCGAACGATGCGGTTGAATTTTTTGGCCAAGCGCGCTATAAAGAGGGACTTCTGCGCATACGGGAGATAGCCCTGGAGGAGGGGGACCTATTTCTCTTCTCCCGTGCTATGGAGTTCTTGCAAGAGGAGGTCTCTCCCGATACCTGGATGAAGCTGGGAAAGAAGGCCCTGGAGAAGAGTAAATATCTCTTTGCCCTCAAGGCCTTTGAGAAGATTGGCGACAGGGAGGGGATCGCTGAGGCCAGGGAGAGACTGGGGGAGATCATGAAGGATAAGGAGACGTAATGGGGATGTCGAAAGGGGATAAGGAGAGGAAGGGAGAACTGAGGAAGATGCTCGTCGAACTCCGAAACGAGATCTTAAACAAGATCGCCCAGGATATGGGGGCCAAATTGGGTGAGGACCCCAGGATGTCCACTATATCCACTATGGACATCGGGGATTTGTCCCAGCTCGATCTGGATGGGGATATAGATTACACCATCTTGAATATGTATATAGAGAGACTGCGAAATATAGAGGATGCCCTGGATCGATTGGAGGAGGGGACCTATGGCTACTGCGAGGACTGTGGCAGACCCATCAAGCTGGAGCGGTTGAAGGTCCTTCCCTTTACAAAGTACTGTGTCCAGTGTCAGGAACAAAGGGAGAAGATTGGGCAGGAGAGCAAGCTCAAGAAGATGAAGAGGGGGGAGGAGTTCGAGCTGTAGGGTGAGGGTTTTTTGGTGACCCCCCTTGACAAAAGGGGGAGACGTAATTATATTTTCAGAGATTTTTGAGACTTAGAAATTATACCTTTTTGACAGGGATATGGAATAAAAAAGAAAGGAGGAGGTTTGTACCATGAAGATCATACCTTTGCAGGACAGGGTCTTGGTCAAACGTCTTGAGGAGGAAGAGGAGACCAAGGGGGGGATTATCATTCCAGATACTGCCAAAGAAAAGCCGATGGAAGGTAAGGTCGTCGCCGTGGGCAAGGGGAGGGTAAAAGAAGATGGCACCGTCATCCCCTTGGACGTCAAGGCAGGAGATAAGATATTATTTAGCAAGTATGCGGGTACAGAGATAAAGATAGATGGTGAGGAACACCTTGTTATGCGTGAAGACGACATATTGGGGATCATCAAAGACTAAATTTGAGCAAAGGAGGTAGTATACGATGGCTGCCAAAGAAGTAAAGTTTAACCAGAAGGCGCGCGATGCCATCTTGAGCGGGCTTGATGTCCTGGCCAACGCCGTGAAGGTCACTTTGGGGCCTAAGGGTAGAAACGTGGTCTTGGAGAAGAGCTGGGGTTCTCCAACAGTTACCAAGGATGGGGTTACCGTGGCCAAGGAGATCGAGTTGGAGGATAAATTTGAGAACATGGGTGCCCAGATGGTCAAAGAGGTGGCCAGCAAGACCAGCGATGCGGCGGGTGATGGGACCACTACCGCCACTGTGCTCGCACAGGCCATCTATCGCGAGGGGGTTAAGGTAGTGGCCGCTGGGGCCAGCCCCATGGACGTCAAGAGGGGGATCGATGCAGGGGTAAAGACAGTGGTGGAGGAGCTAGAGAAGATGAGTAACCCCACCAAAGAGCAAAAGGAGATCGCCCAGGTAGGTACCATCTCGGCCAACAATGACGAGACCATCGGGGAGATCATCGCGGAGGCGATGAGCAAGGTAGGCAAAGAGGGGGTTATTACCGTAGAAGAGGCCAAGGGGATGGAGACCACCCTTGAGGTGGTGGAGGGTATGCAGTTTGACCGCGGCTATCTCTCCCCCTACTTTGTCACCAACTCGGAGAAGATGGAGGTCGATCTAGAGGACTGTTATATCCTGATCAATGAGAAGAAGATCAGCAACATGAAGGACCTGTTGCCCCTGTTGGAGCAGATCGCCAAGATAGGCAAGCCCCTTTTGATCCTAGCCGAGGACGTGGAGGGAGAGGCCCTCGCCACCCTGGTGGTGAACAAGATCAGGGGTACCCTCAAATGCGCCGCTGTCAAGGCCCCTGGCTTTGGGGATCGCCGCAAGGCCATGTTGGAGGATATCGCTACACTCACTGGTGGACGCATGATCTCCGAGGATCTGGGGATCAAGTTGGAGAACGTAACCCTGGATGACCTCGGCAAGGCCAAGAAGATCCATATCGACAAGGACAATACCACCATCGTAGAGGGAACTGGCACGAGAGATGCGATAGAGGGGAGGGTTAAGCAGATCAGGGCCCAGATAGAGGAGACCACCTCTGACTACGACCGTGAGAAGCTGCAGGAGCGGCTGGCCAAGTTGGTCGGTGGGGTGGCGGTCATCAATGTGGGCGCAGCTACTGAGACCGAGATGAAGGAGAAGAAGGCTCGGGTGGAGGATGCCCTCAATGCCACCAGGGCTGCTGTGGAGGAGGGGATCGTCCCGGGCGGTGGGGTGGCCTACCTAAGGTCCATCCCCACCCTGGAGAAGCTCAAGCTCGAGGCTGATCAGCAGATCGGGGTGGACATAGTAAAGAGGGCCTTGGAAGAGCCGCTGCGGCAGATCGCGGAAAACGCCGGCAAGGAGGGTTCCGTAATAGTGGAGAAGCTGAAGAGCGAAAAGGGCGCCTATGGCTTTGATGCACAAAAGGAGGAGTTCACCGATATGATGAAGGCGGGGATCATTGATCCCACCAAGGTGGTCAGGTTTGCCCTACAGAACGCCTCCAGTGTTGCCTCCTTGCTGATCACCACCGAGGCCATGGTGGCTGAAAAACCCAAGAAGGAGCAGCCAATGCCCCCGATGCCACCCGGTGCCGGCGGCATGGAAGGTATGTACTAAATAGAGTCCAAAGAAGATGAAGGGCCAGTTTTCCTAATGAGGGAAACTGGCCTTTTCTGTATTGGTGGGAAAGTCCTTGACAGGAAGTGGAAAAAGGGTTAAATAATTTATCCTTAAAGAGCTTGTTGAAAAAGTGATTTTCCGCAGGCTGTTCAAAAATGTTCAGATGCAAGGCCCTCGAAATCCTGAGGAGTGAGGCGTACTTGAACGTACGCCGCAACGACGAAGGATGAGAGAAACGCGGCAGAGGGGTGTTTTTCAACTGCCTGTTAAGAGAAAAAAGGAGGTACCCTTTGGCTGTCCACAAATCTGCCCTTAAGAGGACGAGGCAAAATATCATCCGCCGCAAGAAAAACCGCCACATCAAAACCACCATTAGGACCATGACCAAGAGGGTGAGGGAGGCGGTTCAGGAAAAGGATGCGGCCAAATCAAAGGAGACACTGGCCCATATTATCCCCCTCATCGACAAGGCGGTCAATCAGGGGGTGCTCCACTGGAGGAACGGGGCACGCAAGATTTCTCGGTTGACTAGATTGGTGAACTCTGTTGGGTCAGGGTCTTGATGGGCGATAAAGATTTACTATTCTAACAATCCCTCCTTCGACCTTACTTCGGCCTTACTCCATGAAACTCCCAATAAGGACGACCTTTATGAAGGTTTACACAGTCTTATGACCAACCCCTCCAAGAGAAGCCGTCTGGACAGCGAGCTTCTCTTTAGGTTCATGTCCGTCTCCCACAGGTTCAATAGAGTGCTCTGCAGATTCTCAGTGGAGAAACTTCTTGCCTGAACGGACAATTCTCTGAGGTAATAAGGGTTGGAGACTCCCAGCCTCTTCCTTATCTCTTTTTCTCCTGCACCTTCTGCCAGGACTTCCTTCGTCATCAGGAGGTGACGGAACTGCCGAGCGATCATCCCCAAGATCTTCAAATGGTGTTCTCCGCTTTCCCATATCTTCCCGAGACTTAGAAGGGCCCTCTTGGTGTCCCTTTCCCCTATGGCCTTGGTGAGCTCAAAGATGCTGGTGACCTTTAATTCGGATACCACCCCCTCCACATCCCCTAACTCTATTCGCCCCTTATCCCCTACGTAGAGGGAGACCTTAGACAGTTCGTTTTGTATCCCTTGTAGGTCTCTGCCGATAACCTCCTGGAGGTACTCCGATGCCTCAGGGGATATCTCCTTCCCCAATTCCCTGGCAATCTTGCGGATCCAATGGGGGATCTCACCCTGAGGAGGCCGCCTCAAATGAAAGAGGCCTTCTTTCACCTCCCTTAGGTTTAGGAATCCCGTTGCCATCCCCTCTGCGATGAAGATCAAAGATGTAGTAGGAGAGGGGGATTTTAGGTAAGGGAAGAAGGCCTCTAGCTCGTGTTGGCTGTACTTATTGGCATCCTTGACCAGGACCACCCTGCGCTGAGCCAAAAAGGGGAGGGTGTTACAGGCACCAATGACCTCTTGTGAAGGGGCCTCCTCGGCATAGCAAGATTTGAAATTGAGTTCTCTGAATTGTGGGGGCAGCAGGGTTGCCAAGATTTCCCCTACGGCCTTCTCTATCAGGTAGCCCTCATCCCCGTAGAGGAGATAAAAGGGGCGGGTCCTTCCCCCGGCCAGTTCTTCTTCTAGGTGTGTAAAGTCTGTCTTCAGGGCCTTAAACCATTCTAAACAGCGTTGCAAATTGAAAAATGCAAATTGCAAAGTTAAGGAGATTTTTAATAATTTTGCATTTTGAAATATGCATCTTGCATTGAAGTTTAGCCATTTCTTCATATGGCTAAACTTAAAATCTCTCTTGTATCCTGAAATAGACCTCCTCGGCCAGATCAGCAGCGATCTTACGGATGGCCCTGTTTTTTCTCCCCTCGTAGACCATCACGTCATCGGAGGCCTTATATTCCTCAGAACGCTTTATACCATCACCCCGCCAGAGGATCTCACCATTTTCCTGGCGGACCAGGCGCAGATCCAGGGTGATGGTGACCCGATGCTCCCTCACCCGTGCCTCCTCGTCATAGGCCAGGGAGTGGGTGGTGAGGGATCTGATAGCCCCTTGTAAGACGGCCTCTGCCCTTTGGGCCTTCACGATCTCCAATTCCCTCCGTGAGATAAACTCCTTGCACAATGCCGATATAAAGATCGTATCGAGGTTGGGTTCCGGGGTCTTATTTTCCAAGGGGGAGATGGCCAGGGTGGTCACCCCCCCGGGAAACCCTCCCCCTCTGCCCATAATGTGGTAACCACAGGCAAGGGCCATGGAGAGCAAGATGACGTTCAAAAAAAGGGCGATCTTGGTCTTCATGCGCATACGATATTGACCAACTTTTTGGGGACGAAGATGGTCTTTTTGACCTCCTTCCCCTCGATATGCCGCCTCACCTTGGGGCTGGCCAAGGCCGTGTCTTTGATCTGTTCCTCTTCGGCAGAGGGGGGGACGAGGAGCCGATCCCTGAGCTTGCCGTTTACCTGAACCACGATGATGATCTCATCCTCGACGATGGCCTTTGGGTCGTACTCTGGCCAGGGGGCCTTTCTGGCGCTATCCTCCTTTCCCAAGGCCTCCCAGAGCTCCTCCGCGATATGGGGGACGAAGGGGGAAAGGAGCAACACCAGGGATTCCAAGGTCTCCTGCCAGACGGATTTGGCCGATGGGGTGTCCTCTATTTCATCCTTAGTCTGATAGATGTGGTTTACCAACTCCATTACCGCGGCGATGGCGGTGTTGAAATGGAACCTCTCGATATCTTCGGTCACCTTTTTGATGGTTTTGTGCACCTTTTGGCGCATCTCCCAGAGATCCCTGGGGAGATCTACTTTCCCCTTGGGATGGGGCTGGTCCAAGAGATTGTCCCTCAACTCATAGACCAGCCGCCACACCCGATGGAGGAACCGATAGCTCCCCTCCACACCCTCCTCTTTCCAGTCGAGGTCCTTTTCTGGTGGGGCGGCAAAGAGGCTGAACAGGCGTGTAGTGTCGGCCCCGTATTGTTCAATCATATCGTCAGGGTCCACGATGTTCCCCTTCGATTTGGACATCTTGGCCCCATCCTTGATCACCATCCCTTGGGTGAGGAGGTTGGTGAAGGGTTCATCGAAGGAAACGATGCCCATGTCCCTCAACACCTTGGTGAAGAACCTCGCATAGAGGAGATGGAGGATGGCGTGTTCTATCCCCCCGATGTATTGGTCGACGGGCATCCAATATTCCAGCCTCTTCCCCTCAAGGGGCCCTTGGTCATAGTCCGGACAGGTGTAGCGGGAGAAATACCACGAGGACTCCACGAATGTATCCATGGTATCTGTTTCCCTCCTGGCCGGTCCTTGACAACGGGGGCAGGTGGTCTTGACAAAGGAGCGCAGATCAGGTAGCGGAGACCTTCCGCTCTCCTTCAATTCCACATCCATGGGGAGGACCACAGGCAGATCCTCTTCGGGGACAGGCTGGACGCCACAGCGATCGCAGTAGATGATGGGGATGGGGGTACCCCAATACCTCTGGCGGGAGATCTCCCAGTCCCGCAAGCGGTAGTTCACGGCCTTCCTGCCGATCCCCTTCTCCTCCAGATAATCGGCGATGGCCTCCATGGCATGACGGTTGCCCATGCCGTCAAAGGGACCGGAATTGACCATGACCCCATCGTCCGTATAGGCCTCGGTCATGGTGGCCGGGTCGAGCTCTTCGCCTGGGGGCTGTATCACTACGATTATCGGTATCCCGTATTTTTTGGCGAACTCGAAATCCCTCTGGTCGTGGGTGGGCACTGCCATGATGGCCCCGGTACCATACTCCATCAGGACGAAGTTGCCGGTGTAGATGGGCATCCTTCTCCCGGTCAGGGGGTTTACGCAGTAGGTCCCCAGGAAGACCCCCTCCTTCTCCATCTCCTCGGCGGTGCGCGTGATCAGGTCCTGCCTTTTCACCCTCTCCACGAAGGTCCGAACCTCAGCCTCTTCACGCCTTCCCTTACAGAGTTCCAAGACCAAGGGGTGTTCCGGCGCCAGGACCATGAAGGTAGCCCCACAGAGGGTGTCCTGACGGGTGGTGAAGACGGTAATGGCCCCCTTGCCATCTTCCAGGGGAAAGTCGACCTCCACGCCTACGCTTTTACCAATCCAGTTCTTCTGCATGGCGATGACCCTCTCCGGCCAACCGGGGAGTTTGTCGCAAGACTCCAGCAGTTCCTCAGCGTAGGCGGTGATCCGGAAGAACCACCCCTCCAGCTCCTTTTTGTCCACCTCACCGTGGCACCTCCAGCACCTACCCCCCTCCACTTGCTCATTGGCAAGGACCGTCTGGCACTCCTTGCACCAGTTTACCAGGGCCTTTTTCCGGTAGGCCAGCCCTCGTTCATACATCTTGATGAATATCCATTGCTCCCATTTATAATAGTCCACATCGCAGGTAGCCAATTCCCTCCCCCAGTCGTAGCTGAAACCCATCCGTTTTAGCTGATACTTCATGTAAGAGATGTTGTCGTAGGTCCACTTGGCGGGGTGAATTTTGTTTTCTAGGGCGGCGTTTTCCGCAGGCATCCCGAAGGCATCCCAGCCCATGGGATGCAATACATTATATCCTCGCATCATCTTATATCTGGCCACCACATCCCCGATGGAGTAGTTCCGGATGTGCCCCATGTGGAGTTTGCCAGAGGGATAGGGGAACATCTCTAGGAGATAATATTTCTCCCTGCCCGAGTCCTCTAGGGCCCGGAAGAGCCTTTCCTGTTCCCAATATCTCTGCCACTTCTCCTCGATCTGATAGGGGTTGTACCTCTCTTTCATCTTCCCAACATCCTCCTTATCCTGAGTCTGAGGGCGTTGAGTTTGATAAAACCTTCGGCGTCCCTTTGTTGGTAGACCTCGTCCTCCTCGAAGGTGGCAAAACCGCTGTGATAGAGGGACTTGTCCGATTTCCGTCCGACCACCATACAGTTTCCCTTGTAGAGCTTCAGCCTGACGGTCCCCGTGACATCATGTTGCGTCTCGTCAACCACCTTCATCAGCAGGTCCGTCTCTGGTGAGTACCAATAGCCGTAGTAGATGAGCTCCGCTATCTTGGGTATAAGGGAGTCGCGCAGGCGCATCACCTCCCGATCCATGGTGATGGACTCCAGGGCCCGGTGGGCGATGTGGAGGATGGTTCCCCCAGGTGTTTCATATACCCCCCTGGACTTCATCCCCACATACCTGTTCTCCACGATGTCCACCCTGCCAATTCCATGGGTACCCCCTAATTTGTTGAGCCGCACCAGCAGTTGGGCAGGTGAATGGGTTTCCGCATCTATGCGGACAGGGACCCCATCCTCAAAGTCTATCTCGCAATAATGGGGCTGGTCCGGCGCCTGCTGCAGAGAGCTGGTGAGCACAAACATCTCCTCATCTGGTTCCAGCCAAGGGTCCTCCAGGATACCCCCCTCA of the Deltaproteobacteria bacterium genome contains:
- a CDS encoding GldG family protein — encoded protein: MRFKDIELRSLFPRSIRYGANVFLLTIFLLGILVIINALSARHNIRFDLTKTKRYTLSPQSVKVLQGLKEEVKAIAFYREGEAARKGAEDLLEQYAYLSKRFKYKFIDPDRHPGKAKKYEITSYGIVVVECGGKEEKVFDLTEESFTNAIIRATREGRKIIYFLQGHGEHALDDVQRSGYSLVKRTIEDQNYKVKTLLLLREKGVPQDAAVLVIGGPQKDLLPLEIEDIKKYVERGGKLLIMADPYSGQNLRRFLDGYGLHLVDDVIIDKLSRVLSGDYLTPVVSLYENHPITGNFRDASFFPVAQSITIDREPPGGIEVASLAKTGPQSWGELDRERLEKGEATFEEGRDKEGPLIVAAVSTKRVEAKGGKGKKARIVLFGDSDFITNTYFGISGNGDLFLNAVSWLAEEEDLIAIRPKPPNITPIILSPSQVRWVFWLAVVILPGAVILAGVFILARRRWRR
- a CDS encoding DUF4340 domain-containing protein; its protein translation is MSWRKTLIFGVVLLGLAAFYYLYEIKFLGEREEAQKRARKVFAIKKEEVRDILLRMKGKGYEIWRKGEDWVIRYPLKARGDKEVIERLLDDLLKAEEERMLGERGEELKAFGLSPPRAEIVLKGEEREGAVLIGGENPAHTAVYAMRRGEKDVFLLSLHHWFQIDKKLYDLRDKTILSFDLQKVKGMEVTYRGNKLRLKKEGQEWRMIFPVVAKADKDAIVLLLEKLKDGRVKKFVDESPGALRPFGLLSPHAEVWIDEEGRKGIRFGRTDRREEGVYAQVAGTKNVFLVDISVASLLPKEAYDWRDKKIFTFDNTQVTKLALRYKGAEVVCENVGPDQWEISSPKTKRFKADPNKVNGFLWDLKGIKVKAFLPYRPGHKVNYGFSPPRGVVKVRLKGEERPTTLIIGRILQGRADRIYASKEGEKEVYLLARSSLEIFQKSIKAFQYRKILSFERDKVEEIEVCSPQRKVLLAKKGKEWRLKIPEGEIEGWKATSLLWHLEDLEYEDELKGADKLNLWGLDPPLYKVRICLKGGKEVSLYMGKEVPQIKGRIYALNPAENKPYIIKKEFIDTLKKYFFEAL
- a CDS encoding TraR/DksA family transcriptional regulator, which translates into the protein MSKGDKERKGELRKMLVELRNEILNKIAQDMGAKLGEDPRMSTISTMDIGDLSQLDLDGDIDYTILNMYIERLRNIEDALDRLEEGTYGYCEDCGRPIKLERLKVLPFTKYCVQCQEQREKIGQESKLKKMKRGEEFEL
- the groES gene encoding co-chaperone GroES, yielding MKIIPLQDRVLVKRLEEEEETKGGIIIPDTAKEKPMEGKVVAVGKGRVKEDGTVIPLDVKAGDKILFSKYAGTEIKIDGEEHLVMREDDILGIIKD
- the groL gene encoding chaperonin GroEL (60 kDa chaperone family; promotes refolding of misfolded polypeptides especially under stressful conditions; forms two stacked rings of heptamers to form a barrel-shaped 14mer; ends can be capped by GroES; misfolded proteins enter the barrel where they are refolded when GroES binds), whose protein sequence is MAAKEVKFNQKARDAILSGLDVLANAVKVTLGPKGRNVVLEKSWGSPTVTKDGVTVAKEIELEDKFENMGAQMVKEVASKTSDAAGDGTTTATVLAQAIYREGVKVVAAGASPMDVKRGIDAGVKTVVEELEKMSNPTKEQKEIAQVGTISANNDETIGEIIAEAMSKVGKEGVITVEEAKGMETTLEVVEGMQFDRGYLSPYFVTNSEKMEVDLEDCYILINEKKISNMKDLLPLLEQIAKIGKPLLILAEDVEGEALATLVVNKIRGTLKCAAVKAPGFGDRRKAMLEDIATLTGGRMISEDLGIKLENVTLDDLGKAKKIHIDKDNTTIVEGTGTRDAIEGRVKQIRAQIEETTSDYDREKLQERLAKLVGGVAVINVGAATETEMKEKKARVEDALNATRAAVEEGIVPGGGVAYLRSIPTLEKLKLEADQQIGVDIVKRALEEPLRQIAENAGKEGSVIVEKLKSEKGAYGFDAQKEEFTDMMKAGIIDPTKVVRFALQNASSVASLLITTEAMVAEKPKKEQPMPPMPPGAGGMEGMY
- a CDS encoding 30S ribosomal protein S20; translation: MAVHKSALKRTRQNIIRRKKNRHIKTTIRTMTKRVREAVQEKDAAKSKETLAHIIPLIDKAVNQGVLHWRNGARKISRLTRLVNSVGSGS
- the holA gene encoding DNA polymerase III subunit delta, with product MQRCLEWFKALKTDFTHLEEELAGGRTRPFYLLYGDEGYLIEKAVGEILATLLPPQFRELNFKSCYAEEAPSQEVIGACNTLPFLAQRRVVLVKDANKYSQHELEAFFPYLKSPSPTTSLIFIAEGMATGFLNLREVKEGLFHLRRPPQGEIPHWIRKIARELGKEISPEASEYLQEVIGRDLQGIQNELSKVSLYVGDKGRIELGDVEGVVSELKVTSIFELTKAIGERDTKRALLSLGKIWESGEHHLKILGMIARQFRHLLMTKEVLAEGAGEKEIRKRLGVSNPYYLRELSVQARSFSTENLQSTLLNLWETDMNLKRSSLSRRLLLEGLVIRLCKPS
- a CDS encoding leucine--tRNA ligase, yielding MKERYNPYQIEEKWQRYWEQERLFRALEDSGREKYYLLEMFPYPSGKLHMGHIRNYSIGDVVARYKMMRGYNVLHPMGWDAFGMPAENAALENKIHPAKWTYDNISYMKYQLKRMGFSYDWGRELATCDVDYYKWEQWIFIKMYERGLAYRKKALVNWCKECQTVLANEQVEGGRCWRCHGEVDKKELEGWFFRITAYAEELLESCDKLPGWPERVIAMQKNWIGKSVGVEVDFPLEDGKGAITVFTTRQDTLCGATFMVLAPEHPLVLELCKGRREEAEVRTFVERVKRQDLITRTAEEMEKEGVFLGTYCVNPLTGRRMPIYTGNFVLMEYGTGAIMAVPTHDQRDFEFAKKYGIPIIVVIQPPGEELDPATMTEAYTDDGVMVNSGPFDGMGNRHAMEAIADYLEEKGIGRKAVNYRLRDWEISRQRYWGTPIPIIYCDRCGVQPVPEEDLPVVLPMDVELKESGRSPLPDLRSFVKTTCPRCQGPARRETDTMDTFVESSWYFSRYTCPDYDQGPLEGKRLEYWMPVDQYIGGIEHAILHLLYARFFTKVLRDMGIVSFDEPFTNLLTQGMVIKDGAKMSKSKGNIVDPDDMIEQYGADTTRLFSLFAAPPEKDLDWKEEGVEGSYRFLHRVWRLVYELRDNLLDQPHPKGKVDLPRDLWEMRQKVHKTIKKVTEDIERFHFNTAIAAVMELVNHIYQTKDEIEDTPSAKSVWQETLESLVLLLSPFVPHIAEELWEALGKEDSARKAPWPEYDPKAIVEDEIIIVVQVNGKLRDRLLVPPSAEEEQIKDTALASPKVRRHIEGKEVKKTIFVPKKLVNIVCA
- a CDS encoding argininosuccinate synthase, giving the protein MGKGVKKIVLAYSGGLDTSVILKWLQEQYECEVIAFCADIGQGKEVDQVRQKALATGASNVYVEDLREEFVRDFVFPAIKANAIYEAGYLLGTSIARPLIAKGQMEVVRREGADAVAHGATGKGNDQVRFELTYYYFDPHIKVIAPWREWGFRSREALIRYAQSRDIPVPVTHQRPYSTDRNLLHISFEGGILEDPWLEPDEEMFVLTSSLQQAPDQPHYCEIDFEDGVPVRIDAETHSPAQLLVRLNKLGGTHGIGRVDIVENRYVGMKSRGVYETPGGTILHIAHRALESITMDREVMRLRDSLIPKIAELIYYGYWYSPETDLLMKVVDETQHDVTGTVRLKLYKGNCMVVGRKSDKSLYHSGFATFEEDEVYQQRDAEGFIKLNALRLRIRRMLGR